A single region of the Buteo buteo chromosome 18, bButBut1.hap1.1, whole genome shotgun sequence genome encodes:
- the RHOG gene encoding rho-related GTP-binding protein RhoG has translation MQSIKCVVVGDGAVGKTCLLICYTTNAFPKEYIPTVFDNYSAQNTVDGRTINLNLWDTAGQEEYDRLRTLSYPQTNVFIICFSIASPPSYENVKHKWYPEVCHHCPSVPILLVGTKKDLRNNPETMKRLKEQNQAPITTQQGISLSKQIRAVKYLECSALNQEGIKDVFTEAVRAVLNPVPAKPKKPCILL, from the coding sequence ATGCAGAGCATCAAGTGCGTGGTGGTGGGCGACGGGGCGGTGGGGAAGACCTGCCTGCTCATCTGCTACACCACCAATGCCTTCCCCAAGGAGTACATCCCCACCGTCTTCGACAACTACAGCGCCCAGAACACGGTGGATGGCAGGACTATTAACTTAAACCTGTGGGACACGGCCGGCCAGGAGGAGTACGACCGCCTCCGGACGCTTTCCTACCCCCAGACCAACGTCTTCATCATCTGCTTCTCCATCGCCAGCCCGCCCTCCTACGAGAACGTCAAGCACAAGTGGTACCCGGAGGTGTGCCACCACTGCCCCAGCGTGCCCATCCTCCTCGTCGGCACCAAGAAGGATCTGAGAAACAACCCTGAGACCATGAAGCGGCTCAAAGAGCAGAACCAGGCGCCCATCACCACCCAGCAAGGCATCAGCCTCTCCAAGCAGATCCGCGCCGTCAAGTACCTGGAGTGCTCGGCGCTCAACCAGGAGGGCATCAAGGATGTCTTCACCGAGGCGGTGAGGGCCGTGCTCAACCCTGTCCCGGCCAAGCCCAAGAAGCCCTGCATCCTTTTGTGA